Proteins encoded together in one Telopea speciosissima isolate NSW1024214 ecotype Mountain lineage chromosome 4, Tspe_v1, whole genome shotgun sequence window:
- the LOC122660358 gene encoding U-box domain-containing protein 9-like → MAKTGVEADPEVAAKASELKKELRRLVKKIVDEDDSLVDSFDRTIEALLKLKDLKVKRSQSLKLDGPLDFPDYFRCPLSKELMRDPVILATGQTYDRPFIENWLKAGNRICPRTQQVLSHTLLTPNYLVKQIILQWCKNQGIEMPVPVQDTEDLGITQADREQFKSLLEKMLSQSISEQKVAARELRFMTKKIPSFRALFGESEDYVLHLLHPLSQDNVDIDPELQEDLITTVLNLSIHDSNKKFVGEIPMVIPLLINSLKSGTIKSRTNAAAALFTLSAIDSNKTLIGMTGALKPLIELLDEGHPLAMKDAASAIFNLCMVLENRSMAIHDRAVVVILKKIMDRVMVDELLTILAMLSSHHKATEEMAEHGAVPGLLSLIRETNCGRNKENCIVTLYNICYNDRTKWKEIREEEDTNGTISELARSGTSRAKRKASTILDRLNRIASMTHTA, encoded by the exons ATGGCGAAAACTGGAGTTGAGGCGGATCCAGAAGTAGCTGCGAAGGCGTCGGAATTGAAGAAGGAACTACGGAGACTCGTGAAGAAAATTGTGGATGAAGATGACTCGCTGGTGGATAGTTTCGATCGAACCATTGAAGCCCTTTTGAAGTTGAAGGATTTGAAGGTCAAAAGATCGCAATCTCTCAAACTCGACGGCCCACTCGATTTTCCAGACTATTTCCGTTGCCCTCTCTCTAAAGAACTCATGAGAGATCCTGTTATCTTGGCTACCGGACAG ACTTATGATCGACCCTTCATTGAGAATTGGCTAAAGGCAGGAAACCGGATTTGTCCAAGGACCCAACAGGTCCTCTCACATACACTCCTCACACCCAATTATCTGGTCAAGCAAATAATTTTGCAGTGGTGTAAGAATCAGGGGATCGAAATGCCCGTCCCTGTCCAAGACACTGAAGATTTAGGGATCACACAAGCAGACCGAGAACAATTCAAATCTTTGCTTGAAAAGATGTTATCCCAATCTATTTCTGAGCAGAAAGTTGCTGCAAGAGAACTCAGGTTTATGACCAAGAAAATACCCTCCTTCCGTGCTTTATTCGGCGAGTCCGAAGATTATGTTTTGCACTTGCTCCATCCGCTCTCACAAGACAATGTCGATATTGATCCTGAACTACAAGAAGACTTAATCACAACAGTCCTGAACCTCTCAATCCATGACAGCAATAAGAAGTTTGTTGGAGAGATTCCAATGGTCATTCCTCTGCTTATTAATTCCTTGAAGTCTGGCACCATTAAGTCAAGGACCAATGCAGCTGCTGCCCTCTTTACCTTATCAGCCATTGATTCCAACAAGACACTTATAGGCATGACAGGGGCTCTAAAACCCCTAATTGAACTACTAGATGAGGGTCACCCATTAGCCATGAAGGATGCTGCTTCAGCAATTTTCAACCTGTGTATGGTCCTTGAGAACAGGTCAATGGCTATCCATGACAGGGCTGTTGTGGTGATCCTGAAGAAGATCATGGACCGTGTAATGGTTGATGAGTTATTGACGATTCTTGCAATGTTGTCAAGCCATCATAAGGCTACCGAGGAAATGGCTGAGCACGGTGCTGTGCCTGGCTTGCTTAGCCTCATTAGGGAGACTAATTGTGGGCGCAACAAGGAGAACTGTATCGTCACCCTCTACAATATTTGTTACAATGATCGAACCAAGTGGAAAGAGATAAGGGAAGAGGAGGATACCAATGGCACAATATCTGAGCTTGCTCGGAGTGGAACTTCAAGGGCCAAGAGGAAGGCAAGTACTATCCTGGATAGATTGAATAGAATTGCTTCCATGACCCACACTGCATAA